A region from the Salidesulfovibrio onnuriiensis genome encodes:
- a CDS encoding ABC transporter substrate-binding protein, producing MPIRILTALFFLLFATVAVAAPHRLAVIAPKSGPLAYLGLDIFHAAHLAVDEINRNGGLLGQSITLVEFDNKSDLRENVRAAEQIAQERFDAVIGPVVSSRALAAARIFQKAGIPMISPGASAEEVTRVGDYIFRSNFTNAFQGRIMAHFAALQIKAKKAAVLIQKDEVYSTSLAASFAETFVKLDGAVVYQGYYAAGQNDFRDDLEKIRQTRADALILPGYDREAALIINQARTMGMGIPVLGGDAWSTNVPRLVSDPLFLDQCYEIRHFARNIASDKARIFLARFEERYGPMQHDVGAIAYDAVLLYAAAVRKAESFDRAKVKNALFEVSVKGVTGNIRFNKTGDPEKPAVVVTYRDGQPVYFMVMEP from the coding sequence ATGCCGATTCGAATCCTGACAGCCCTTTTTTTTCTCCTGTTCGCAACCGTTGCGGTGGCCGCACCGCACCGGCTGGCGGTCATCGCCCCCAAATCGGGCCCGCTCGCCTATCTCGGCCTGGACATCTTCCATGCCGCGCACCTGGCCGTGGACGAGATCAACCGCAACGGAGGACTGCTCGGCCAGAGCATCACCCTTGTGGAATTCGACAACAAGAGCGACCTCCGGGAAAACGTCCGGGCTGCAGAACAGATCGCCCAAGAGCGGTTCGACGCCGTCATCGGGCCGGTGGTCAGCTCGCGGGCCCTGGCGGCGGCCAGGATATTCCAGAAGGCGGGAATTCCCATGATCTCGCCCGGGGCCTCGGCCGAGGAAGTCACCCGGGTGGGCGACTACATCTTCCGCAGCAACTTCACCAATGCCTTCCAGGGGCGCATCATGGCCCACTTCGCGGCCCTCCAGATCAAGGCGAAAAAGGCCGCCGTCCTGATCCAGAAGGACGAGGTCTACAGCACCAGCCTGGCGGCATCCTTTGCCGAAACCTTTGTGAAACTGGACGGCGCGGTGGTCTACCAAGGATATTACGCCGCCGGGCAAAACGATTTCCGGGATGATCTCGAAAAAATCCGACAGACCAGGGCCGATGCACTGATACTTCCCGGCTACGACAGGGAGGCGGCGCTGATCATCAACCAGGCCCGCACCATGGGTATGGGCATCCCCGTCCTGGGTGGGGACGCATGGTCCACCAATGTGCCCAGACTGGTCAGCGACCCCCTCTTCCTGGATCAATGCTACGAAATACGGCATTTCGCGAGAAACATCGCCTCGGACAAGGCCCGCATCTTCCTGGCACGGTTCGAGGAAAGATATGGCCCCATGCAGCACGATGTGGGGGCCATCGCCTATGACGCCGTGCTGCTGTACGCGGCCGCAGTGCGCAAGGCCGAGAGCTTTGACCGGGCCAAGGTCAAGAACGCCCTGTTCGAGGTCTCCGTCAAAGGCGTGACCGGAAACATCCGGTTCAACAAAACCGGCGACCCGGAAAAACCAGCCGTGGTCGTCACCTACCGCGACGGACAACCGGTCTACTTCATGGTCATGGAACCCTGA
- a CDS encoding ABC transporter substrate-binding protein, translating into MFSKTSLALFFLLLSFSAALAGQPTIAAIGPLTGRTAYLGTNFFQSLRYSVDALNQDGGLLGQKVRLVEIDNQSTPEGSSQAVRQAIAQNVDCVIGPLLSSKAIILARELQEAGIPMIAPIATAPGVTRVGDYIFRICFTDAFQGHALAHFAGRQLHAREAAVLIQKNELYSQSLADAFETSLEGYQGKVVFTGEYSAGQKDFTALLKQAIKHGMDVLMIPGYPKEAARIIDQVRAMGYGGPIIGGDGWSKRMAEFTKDTGNLRNCYEIRHFSRSTGNDIARRFLKGFEARYGTIEQDSAALAHDALLAYTHAVQAAGSLDRKKVMQALKRVSFQGATGNISFDAQGDPQKSAMVITYTGGAPQYFMVLEP; encoded by the coding sequence GTGTTTTCAAAAACAAGCCTGGCCCTTTTTTTCCTGCTCCTCTCCTTTTCCGCCGCCCTGGCGGGCCAGCCGACTATTGCCGCCATCGGCCCCCTGACCGGCCGTACGGCCTACCTCGGAACCAACTTTTTCCAATCCCTGCGCTACTCCGTGGATGCCCTGAACCAAGACGGCGGGCTGCTCGGGCAAAAAGTCCGGCTTGTGGAAATAGACAATCAGAGCACGCCGGAAGGCAGCTCCCAGGCCGTCAGGCAGGCCATAGCCCAAAACGTGGATTGCGTCATAGGCCCCCTGCTCAGCTCCAAAGCCATAATCCTGGCCAGGGAACTCCAGGAGGCGGGCATCCCCATGATCGCTCCCATTGCCACGGCCCCCGGCGTGACCAGGGTGGGCGACTACATCTTCCGCATCTGCTTCACCGACGCGTTCCAGGGACATGCCCTGGCGCACTTCGCGGGCAGGCAGCTCCACGCCCGCGAGGCAGCCGTGCTGATCCAGAAAAACGAACTTTACAGCCAGAGCCTGGCCGACGCCTTCGAAACATCGTTGGAGGGCTATCAGGGAAAGGTTGTCTTCACGGGCGAGTACTCGGCCGGACAAAAGGATTTCACCGCCCTGCTGAAGCAAGCCATAAAACACGGAATGGACGTGCTCATGATCCCCGGCTACCCCAAGGAGGCGGCCCGGATCATCGACCAGGTCCGCGCCATGGGCTATGGCGGCCCCATCATCGGTGGAGACGGCTGGTCCAAAAGAATGGCGGAGTTCACCAAGGACACCGGAAACCTGAGAAACTGCTACGAAATCCGCCACTTTTCCCGCAGCACGGGCAACGACATCGCCCGGCGCTTCCTGAAGGGCTTTGAAGCGCGCTACGGCACCATCGAACAGGATTCGGCGGCGCTGGCCCACGACGCCCTGCTGGCCTACACCCATGCGGTGCAGGCCGCGGGCAGCCTTGACAGGAAAAAGGTGATGCAGGCCCTGAAACGGGTTTCCTTCCAGGGGGCCACGGGCAACATTTCCTTCGACGCCCAGGGCGACCCCCAGAAGTCGGCCATGGTCATCACCTATACCGGCGGAGCCCCCCAGTATTTCATGGTGCTCGAGCCCTGA
- a CDS encoding late competence development ComFB family protein yields the protein MKTRVLESCGVDLSKIHNRNEERVAQNIREVLEHDYGDYIFDPLDVEDIYALSLNLLPARYTQPGTIVLLKEPSEFEIRGAIREAVGRVLDNPTRAERD from the coding sequence ATGAAGACACGGGTGCTGGAAAGCTGCGGGGTTGATCTTTCAAAGATCCACAACCGCAACGAGGAGCGCGTGGCGCAAAACATCCGCGAGGTGCTGGAGCACGATTATGGCGACTATATCTTCGACCCGCTGGACGTGGAGGACATCTATGCCCTGTCCCTGAACCTGCTTCCGGCCCGGTACACCCAGCCCGGCACCATCGTGCTGCTGAAGGAACCCTCGGAGTTCGAGATACGCGGGGCCATCAGAGAGGCGGTGGGGAGGGTCCTGGACAATCCCACGAGGGCGGAAAGGGATTAA
- a CDS encoding efflux RND transporter permease subunit: MDIIRTAIEKPVAVLVGVILVVLFGLIALFGLPYQLTPNVTQPEITVSTSWTGASPYEIERDVVEEQEDVLKGIPGLVEMESSCYNGFSEISLTFKVGTDLDGALLRVSNKLDEVSDYPDDVDKPVVEAAGASTSPIIWMILKAREGTDIDAQTYRTYFENEVKQHLERVEGVSGLFIGGGVENEMHIVVDPRKLAAYNLTIPKLIDVLQNENISISAGTLGVGRRDYRIRTPADLDTPEKIENVVISSSGQFRVRLKDVGEVRMGHEKFDVAMLHNNEPGIAVGVKPEPGANVLDVTDAVFEAVQRVNRDVLAENGVFLDWVHDQRSYINGAIDLVQKNIIIGGLLAIVVLFVFLQSMSATVIVALAIPISIIGSFVIFGAAGRTLNVVSMAGISFAVGMLVDNAIVVLENIDRHRSMGKRSFQAAYEGTKEVWGAVLASTLTTVAVFLPVVFMEQEAGQLFKDIAIAVTCAIVLSLFVSVLVIPMFARYLYRFAEKRHGVPQLGEGPREPVGKKVAGKVLEPLTRIGAKSSDWLMGMLRLSLRDWKTQVITVAGLTVASILMVLVFFPKMEYLPQGNQNFLINILIPPPGLSYEERFDIGKHVFEEVAPFMGKEEVNGIPGVENMFYVSAPTINLFGASSTQEQRAGELTPVFNRILNTIPGMFGVSIQASIFEQGLGEGRNISVDISGANLEQIVAAAGTMFGMAMQQIPGAQVRPVPSLELLYPEVRFEPKRDRVRAAGLSARDLGQSVDVILGGRKIGDYKAEGKKKIDMVLKASDEDITTPEALYSSLVATPQGWAVPLSSLVDMERTYGLNQIRHLERRRTITLQITPPTDMPLQQAMETVEQNMIPAVKQMGLLEGLQVRMSGAADKLTVTREALQWNFLLAVIITYLLMAALFENFLYPLIILFTVPLAGAGGFLGLKLENWFIAYQPMDILTMLGFVILIGVVVNNAILIVHQSLNNVREGSMDYREAILEATRTRLRPIYMSATTSVFGMLPLAVAPGPGSELYRGLGAVVLGGLALSTVFTVFVIPSLLMFFIKMETIGGKQKEA; the protein is encoded by the coding sequence ATGGACATCATAAGAACCGCAATAGAAAAGCCCGTCGCAGTGCTGGTGGGGGTCATCCTCGTGGTGCTCTTCGGGCTCATAGCCCTGTTCGGGCTGCCGTATCAGCTCACGCCCAACGTGACCCAGCCCGAGATCACGGTCTCCACCTCCTGGACCGGCGCCTCTCCCTACGAGATCGAGCGCGACGTGGTCGAGGAGCAGGAGGACGTGCTCAAGGGCATCCCGGGCCTCGTGGAGATGGAGAGCTCCTGCTACAACGGGTTCTCGGAAATCTCCCTGACCTTCAAGGTCGGGACCGATCTCGACGGCGCGTTGCTGCGCGTCTCCAACAAGCTGGACGAGGTCTCGGACTATCCCGACGATGTGGACAAGCCCGTGGTCGAGGCCGCAGGCGCGTCCACCTCGCCCATCATCTGGATGATTCTCAAGGCCAGGGAAGGCACGGACATCGACGCCCAGACCTACCGGACCTATTTCGAGAACGAGGTCAAGCAGCACCTGGAGCGCGTTGAAGGCGTTTCAGGCCTGTTCATCGGCGGCGGTGTGGAAAACGAGATGCACATCGTGGTGGATCCCCGCAAGCTGGCCGCCTACAACCTGACCATTCCCAAGCTCATCGACGTTCTTCAGAACGAGAACATCTCCATTTCCGCGGGCACCCTCGGCGTGGGGCGGCGCGATTACCGTATCCGCACCCCTGCCGACCTGGACACCCCGGAAAAGATCGAGAACGTGGTCATCTCCTCCTCGGGCCAGTTCCGCGTCCGCCTCAAGGACGTGGGCGAGGTCCGGATGGGGCACGAGAAGTTCGACGTGGCCATGCTGCACAACAACGAGCCCGGCATTGCCGTGGGCGTGAAGCCCGAGCCGGGCGCCAACGTGCTCGACGTCACGGACGCCGTGTTCGAGGCGGTCCAGCGCGTCAACCGCGACGTGCTCGCCGAGAACGGCGTCTTCCTGGACTGGGTCCATGACCAGCGTTCGTACATCAACGGCGCCATCGACCTGGTGCAGAAGAACATCATCATCGGCGGCCTGCTGGCCATCGTGGTGCTCTTCGTGTTCCTGCAGAGCATGAGCGCCACGGTCATCGTGGCCCTGGCCATCCCCATTTCCATCATCGGCTCTTTCGTTATCTTCGGGGCTGCCGGCCGGACGCTGAACGTCGTGTCCATGGCCGGGATCTCCTTTGCCGTGGGCATGCTGGTGGACAACGCCATCGTGGTGCTGGAGAACATCGACCGGCACCGGAGCATGGGCAAGCGTTCCTTCCAGGCGGCCTACGAAGGCACCAAGGAAGTCTGGGGCGCGGTGCTGGCCTCCACCCTGACCACCGTGGCCGTGTTCCTGCCCGTGGTCTTCATGGAGCAGGAGGCCGGGCAGCTGTTCAAGGACATCGCCATCGCGGTCACCTGCGCCATTGTCCTGTCCCTGTTCGTGTCCGTGCTGGTCATTCCCATGTTCGCGCGCTACCTGTACCGCTTCGCGGAAAAGCGCCACGGCGTTCCCCAGTTGGGCGAAGGCCCGCGCGAGCCCGTGGGCAAGAAGGTGGCGGGCAAGGTGCTGGAGCCCCTGACCCGGATCGGGGCCAAGTCCTCGGACTGGCTCATGGGCATGCTGCGCCTGTCCCTGCGCGACTGGAAAACCCAGGTCATCACCGTGGCGGGGCTCACCGTGGCCTCCATCCTCATGGTGCTGGTCTTCTTCCCCAAGATGGAATACCTGCCCCAGGGCAACCAGAACTTCCTGATCAACATCCTCATTCCGCCGCCGGGCCTGTCCTATGAAGAACGCTTCGACATCGGCAAGCACGTCTTCGAGGAAGTGGCTCCGTTCATGGGCAAGGAGGAGGTCAACGGCATACCGGGCGTGGAAAACATGTTCTACGTGTCCGCACCCACCATCAATCTCTTCGGCGCCAGCTCCACCCAGGAACAGCGCGCCGGTGAGCTGACCCCGGTGTTCAACCGCATCCTGAACACCATTCCGGGCATGTTCGGCGTTTCCATCCAGGCCTCCATCTTCGAGCAGGGCCTGGGCGAGGGACGCAACATCTCCGTGGACATCAGCGGCGCCAACCTGGAGCAGATCGTTGCCGCGGCCGGAACCATGTTCGGCATGGCCATGCAGCAGATTCCGGGTGCGCAGGTTCGCCCCGTGCCCTCGCTGGAGCTGCTGTATCCCGAGGTGCGCTTCGAACCCAAGCGCGACCGCGTGCGCGCGGCCGGGCTTTCGGCCCGCGACCTGGGCCAGTCCGTGGACGTGATCCTGGGCGGCCGGAAGATCGGGGACTACAAGGCCGAGGGCAAGAAGAAGATCGACATGGTGCTCAAGGCCTCGGATGAGGATATCACCACGCCCGAGGCCCTGTACTCGTCCCTGGTGGCCACCCCGCAGGGCTGGGCCGTACCGCTTTCCTCCCTGGTGGACATGGAGAGGACCTACGGCCTGAACCAGATCCGCCACCTGGAGCGCCGGCGCACCATCACCCTGCAGATCACGCCTCCCACGGACATGCCGCTGCAGCAGGCCATGGAGACCGTGGAGCAGAACATGATCCCGGCCGTGAAGCAGATGGGTCTGCTGGAGGGCCTGCAGGTGCGTATGTCCGGCGCGGCCGACAAGCTCACCGTGACCCGCGAGGCCCTGCAGTGGAACTTCCTGCTGGCCGTGATCATCACCTATCTGCTCATGGCCGCCCTGTTCGAGAACTTCCTGTACCCGCTGATCATCCTGTTCACCGTGCCCCTGGCCGGTGCGGGCGGGTTCCTGGGGCTGAAGCTGGAAAACTGGTTCATCGCCTACCAGCCCATGGACATCCTGACCATGCTCGGGTTCGTCATTCTCATCGGGGTCGTGGTCAACAACGCCATCCTCATCGTGCACCAGTCCCTGAACAACGTGCGTGAGGGCAGCATGGACTATCGCGAGGCCATCCTGGAGGCGACCCGCACCAGGCTGCGTCCCATCTACATGTCGGCCACCACGTCCGTCTTCGGCATGCTGCCGCTGGCCGTGGCACCCGGCCCCGGTTCCGAGCTGTATCGCGGCCTGGGCGCGGTGGTGCTCGGCGGGCTGGCCCTGTCCACGGTGTTCACCGTGTTCGTGATCCCGTCCCTGCTGATGTTCTTCATCAAGATGGAAACCATCGGCGGCAAGCAGAAAGAGGCGTAA
- a CDS encoding GNAT family N-acetyltransferase has translation MPLTIRRVAPADLTACAHVESVCFEPSEAASEAGIGIRIDTFPQGFLVAELDGKVVGQINSGCTGKEDITDEEFKQLIGHDPDGSNMVVFSLSVLPEAQGKGAARALMERFIADSRAMGKERILLLCKDYHIGFYEKLGYEKIGLSASTHGGFQWWEMALAL, from the coding sequence ATGCCCCTGACCATTCGCCGGGTCGCCCCGGCCGACCTGACCGCCTGCGCACACGTTGAATCCGTCTGTTTCGAGCCCTCGGAAGCCGCGTCCGAAGCGGGGATCGGCATCCGCATCGATACCTTTCCGCAGGGTTTCCTTGTGGCCGAACTGGACGGCAAGGTGGTGGGCCAGATCAATTCCGGCTGCACCGGCAAGGAAGACATCACGGACGAGGAATTCAAGCAGCTCATCGGCCACGATCCGGACGGAAGCAACATGGTCGTCTTTTCCCTTTCCGTGCTGCCCGAAGCCCAGGGCAAGGGCGCGGCAAGGGCGCTCATGGAGCGTTTCATCGCGGACTCGCGCGCCATGGGCAAGGAGCGGATCCTGCTTCTGTGCAAGGACTACCACATCGGCTTCTACGAAAAACTGGGCTATGAAAAAATCGGCCTGTCCGCCTCCACCCACGGCGGGTTCCAGTGGTGGGAAATGGCCCTCGCGCTGTAG
- a CDS encoding MarR family winged helix-turn-helix transcriptional regulator yields MFIERLKPKESIGFLLYKAARISVNALSARLEEAGVDISVEQWRLLIPLSRYQGISQGELAVMASQEKTGVSRLVAGLESKGYLRREDDENDRRIKRLFVTDVGLDLLARTVEVAQKSNRDVVQGIDPGEMHICKRVLRQLILNHLDDSDCASLLREEFGR; encoded by the coding sequence ATGTTCATCGAAAGGTTGAAACCGAAGGAATCCATAGGGTTCCTGCTCTACAAGGCGGCGCGCATCAGCGTGAACGCCCTGTCCGCACGGCTGGAAGAGGCCGGGGTGGATATTTCCGTGGAGCAGTGGCGGCTGCTCATTCCCCTTTCCCGCTACCAGGGCATCAGCCAGGGCGAGCTCGCGGTCATGGCCTCCCAGGAGAAGACCGGTGTGAGCCGTCTGGTGGCCGGGCTGGAGAGCAAGGGGTATCTCCGGCGCGAGGACGACGAGAACGACCGGCGCATCAAGCGCCTTTTCGTGACCGACGTCGGGCTGGACCTGCTGGCGCGCACCGTGGAGGTGGCCCAGAAGAGCAACCGGGACGTGGTCCAGGGGATAGATCCCGGGGAAATGCATATCTGCAAGCGGGTGCTGCGGCAGCTCATCCTCAACCATCTCGACGACAGCGACTGCGCCTCCCTGCTGCGGGAGGAGTTCGGGCGATAG
- a CDS encoding UvrD-helicase domain-containing protein: MERYTADLHIHSRFSRATSKNLTIRNIAAWARVKGLNVLGTGDFTHPAWVEEIEDELMLDEDSGLYMLKNDSGLQAEIPGMEETPSGKVRFMLQSEISSIYKRGGKTRKVHNLVFLPDLETVVRFNAKLDRIGNLHSDGRPILGLDSRDLLEIVLDTHPEGFLIPAHIWTPWFSLFGSKSGFDSIKECFGDLSGEIFAMETGLSSDPEMNWTWSELDRIKLISNSDAHSGEKLGREANFFRGEMSYQGIYRALKGEGLGNEFLGTVEFFPEEGKYHMDGHRKCGVSMDPQETLARGGICPVCGKPVTRGVYARILDLADRDQPQQPTGAPGFVSLIPLKEVVSEVLGVGPGSKKVHEFYLKLLQDFGSELNVLRHVPPEDLKRHNCHLAEGLVRMREGRVIRQAGYDGEYGVISVFTEQERAEIKNGGTLINIPAKPQADKDPGPLTCPPLKKADPELGKPVSFNPAQQTAIDAGPEPVLVLAGPGTGKTQTLMGRVTRLLDAGEHPRRILCLTFTRRAAGELRERLKALRGDESQLPQAGTLHSLCFDYWKHAYSETPVVISEESAKKLFAETNPDLPAKHVTHYWNKYNLMRERLEDIPDDLFDAHINYGNQKNHWNLLDYTDLLEFMLEQTGAPTFRLPYTNILVDEVQDLTPLQLAVIKGMAPEKGYGVFCIGDPKQAIYGFRGATEDVDERLKEFWPKLETITLEDNYRSGQRILDASHGLFPDSPRLVARKDTDAVLHLFEAPDAIRESTWMADRIKGLLGATSHSLADAMGHGSMTPGDIAVLVRFKALIGPIEKQLSKFGVPVSAPETQAFWNDPRCDLILNAAGSFLGMTMVGSEEVLEVPEHILAKGPIGLSAYLNNIPPFDTFFWESRAFRELKKAFDERGGWSGLLNWVSLQNELELVSRSAEKVQIMTLHAAKGLEFDAVFMPALEEGIMPFAGMDLLTAKVTLTPGRGQRFGEERRLMYVGMTRARKMLFMSHAQKRQLYGKTLQLPESRYLREIPEAMLTRSTLSATKVTKAKQMSLLD, from the coding sequence ATGGAACGCTATACCGCCGATCTGCACATCCACTCACGTTTCTCCAGGGCCACCAGCAAGAACCTGACCATCCGCAACATCGCAGCCTGGGCCCGCGTCAAGGGGCTCAACGTGCTCGGCACCGGCGATTTCACCCACCCCGCCTGGGTGGAGGAAATCGAGGACGAGCTCATGCTGGACGAAGACAGCGGCCTGTACATGCTCAAGAACGATTCCGGGCTGCAGGCCGAGATCCCCGGCATGGAGGAGACACCCTCCGGCAAGGTGCGTTTCATGCTCCAGTCCGAGATCAGTTCCATATATAAACGGGGCGGCAAGACCCGGAAGGTGCACAACCTGGTTTTCCTGCCGGACCTGGAAACCGTGGTGCGTTTCAACGCCAAGCTGGACAGGATCGGCAACCTGCATTCCGACGGCAGGCCCATCCTGGGCCTGGACAGCCGGGACCTGCTGGAAATCGTGCTGGACACCCACCCCGAGGGATTCCTCATTCCCGCCCACATCTGGACCCCGTGGTTCTCCCTGTTCGGCTCCAAGTCGGGCTTCGATTCCATCAAGGAATGCTTCGGCGACCTGAGCGGCGAAATCTTCGCCATGGAAACCGGCCTGTCCTCGGACCCGGAAATGAACTGGACCTGGAGCGAGCTGGACCGCATCAAGCTCATCTCCAACTCGGACGCCCACTCCGGGGAAAAACTCGGGCGCGAGGCCAACTTCTTCCGGGGCGAAATGTCCTACCAGGGCATCTACCGGGCGCTCAAGGGCGAGGGCCTGGGCAACGAATTTCTGGGCACCGTGGAGTTCTTCCCCGAAGAGGGCAAGTACCACATGGACGGACACCGCAAGTGCGGCGTTTCCATGGACCCGCAGGAGACCCTGGCCCGCGGCGGGATCTGCCCGGTCTGCGGCAAACCCGTCACCCGCGGGGTCTACGCCCGCATCCTGGACCTGGCCGACCGGGACCAGCCGCAGCAGCCCACGGGCGCTCCCGGCTTCGTGTCCCTGATCCCGCTCAAGGAGGTCGTCTCCGAGGTGCTGGGCGTGGGGCCTGGTTCCAAGAAGGTGCACGAATTCTACCTCAAGCTTCTCCAGGACTTCGGGTCCGAGCTGAACGTGCTGCGCCACGTGCCGCCCGAGGACCTCAAGCGCCACAACTGCCACTTGGCCGAAGGTCTCGTGCGCATGCGCGAAGGCAGGGTCATCCGCCAGGCGGGCTATGACGGCGAATACGGGGTCATCTCGGTCTTCACCGAGCAGGAACGGGCCGAGATCAAGAACGGCGGCACCCTGATCAACATCCCGGCCAAACCGCAGGCCGACAAGGATCCGGGCCCCCTGACCTGCCCGCCCCTGAAAAAGGCCGACCCCGAACTGGGCAAACCCGTTTCCTTCAACCCCGCCCAGCAGACGGCCATCGACGCCGGTCCCGAACCGGTGCTGGTGCTGGCCGGGCCGGGCACGGGCAAGACGCAGACGCTCATGGGAAGGGTCACCCGGCTGCTGGACGCGGGCGAGCACCCGCGCCGAATTCTCTGCCTGACCTTCACCCGCCGGGCCGCCGGGGAACTGCGCGAGCGGCTCAAGGCCCTGCGCGGCGACGAATCGCAGCTGCCCCAGGCGGGCACCCTGCACTCCCTGTGCTTCGACTACTGGAAGCACGCCTACAGCGAAACCCCGGTGGTGATCTCCGAGGAATCGGCCAAGAAGCTCTTTGCCGAGACCAACCCGGACCTGCCCGCAAAGCACGTCACCCACTACTGGAACAAATACAATCTCATGCGCGAACGGCTGGAGGACATCCCCGACGACCTCTTTGACGCGCACATCAATTACGGCAACCAGAAGAACCACTGGAACCTGCTGGACTACACCGACCTGCTGGAGTTCATGCTCGAACAGACCGGCGCGCCCACCTTCCGCCTGCCCTACACCAACATCCTGGTGGACGAGGTGCAGGACCTGACCCCGCTGCAGCTGGCGGTCATCAAGGGCATGGCACCGGAAAAGGGGTACGGCGTGTTCTGCATCGGCGACCCCAAGCAGGCCATCTACGGCTTCCGGGGGGCCACCGAGGATGTGGACGAGCGGCTCAAGGAATTCTGGCCCAAGCTGGAGACCATCACCCTGGAGGACAACTACCGCTCGGGCCAGCGCATCCTGGACGCCTCCCACGGCCTGTTCCCGGACTCCCCGCGCCTGGTGGCGCGCAAGGACACCGACGCCGTGCTGCATCTTTTCGAGGCCCCGGACGCCATCCGGGAGAGCACCTGGATGGCCGACCGCATCAAGGGGCTCCTCGGGGCAACCAGCCACAGTCTGGCCGACGCCATGGGCCACGGCAGCATGACTCCCGGCGACATAGCCGTGCTGGTGCGCTTCAAGGCCCTCATCGGCCCCATCGAGAAACAGCTTTCCAAATTCGGGGTGCCGGTTTCCGCCCCCGAAACCCAGGCCTTCTGGAACGACCCGCGCTGCGATCTGATCCTCAACGCGGCGGGCAGTTTCCTGGGCATGACCATGGTGGGCAGCGAGGAAGTGCTGGAGGTGCCGGAACACATCCTGGCCAAGGGTCCCATAGGCCTGTCCGCCTACCTGAACAACATACCGCCCTTCGACACCTTCTTCTGGGAAAGCCGGGCCTTCCGCGAGCTCAAGAAGGCCTTTGACGAACGCGGCGGCTGGTCCGGGCTGCTCAACTGGGTCAGCCTGCAGAACGAGCTGGAGCTGGTCAGCCGCTCGGCGGAAAAGGTGCAGATCATGACCCTGCACGCGGCCAAGGGATTGGAATTCGACGCGGTGTTCATGCCCGCCCTGGAGGAGGGCATCATGCCCTTTGCAGGCATGGACCTGCTCACGGCCAAGGTGACGCTCACCCCTGGACGGGGCCAGCGCTTCGGCGAGGAGCGCCGTCTCATGTACGTGGGCATGACCCGGGCCCGCAAGATGCTGTTCATGAGCCATGCCCAGAAAAGGCAGCTCTACGGCAAAACCCTGCAACTGCCGGAGTCCAGATATCTGAGGGAGATTCCCGAGGCCATGCTCACCCGCTCGACGCTCTCGGCCACCAAGGTGACCAAGGCCAAGCAGATGAGCCTGCTGGATTAG
- a CDS encoding efflux RND transporter periplasmic adaptor subunit codes for MLLSVPAFAQDEKKEEGKQGGPPPAMVVTAKVGSGEVAPEVSYIGTVMFHELSDVAAEVAGKVVSLEVDHGQKVSQGDPLVVLSSDLLDKTIANARSLMEQAKADYELAHLDDERMTKLFKTRSVSEGEFDKTRLGAAASERKYHALRATLDRLQLERAKKTIRAPYDGVVLERKVHRGEWVSQGATVITMAGSGEVDVEVNVPAGPAQVVKPGLKVEVRVGAEVMNGEVYAVIPKGDVSTRTFPVKIRVLDPVNLAEGMEARVSLPSDVANKTLVVPRDAVISARGQTVVWAVLDGKALPMPVQVVGYRGLDAGVLSDKLQEGMDIVIKGNERLRPNQAVAPMAAEK; via the coding sequence ATGTTGCTTTCCGTCCCTGCCTTTGCGCAGGACGAGAAAAAGGAGGAGGGCAAGCAGGGCGGCCCGCCCCCGGCCATGGTCGTCACGGCCAAGGTCGGTTCCGGCGAAGTTGCCCCCGAGGTCTCCTATATCGGCACGGTCATGTTCCACGAGCTTTCCGATGTCGCCGCCGAAGTGGCGGGCAAGGTGGTCAGCCTGGAAGTGGACCACGGCCAGAAGGTTTCCCAGGGCGATCCCCTGGTGGTGCTTTCCTCGGACCTGCTGGACAAGACCATTGCCAACGCCCGCTCGCTCATGGAGCAGGCCAAGGCCGACTACGAGCTGGCGCACCTGGACGACGAGCGCATGACCAAGCTGTTCAAGACCCGTTCGGTCTCCGAGGGCGAGTTCGACAAGACCCGCCTGGGGGCCGCCGCGTCCGAACGCAAGTATCACGCCCTGCGGGCCACCCTGGACCGCCTCCAGCTGGAGCGGGCCAAGAAGACCATCCGCGCGCCCTATGACGGGGTGGTGCTGGAGCGCAAGGTCCACCGCGGCGAATGGGTCAGTCAGGGGGCCACGGTCATCACCATGGCCGGTTCCGGGGAAGTGGACGTGGAGGTCAATGTGCCCGCCGGTCCCGCCCAGGTGGTCAAGCCCGGCCTCAAGGTGGAGGTCCGCGTCGGTGCGGAAGTCATGAACGGCGAAGTCTATGCCGTGATTCCCAAGGGCGACGTGTCCACCCGCACCTTCCCGGTCAAGATCCGGGTGCTCGACCCGGTCAATCTGGCCGAAGGCATGGAGGCGCGCGTTTCCCTGCCCTCGGACGTGGCCAACAAGACTCTGGTCGTGCCCCGCGACGCGGTCATTTCCGCACGCGGCCAGACCGTTGTCTGGGCCGTGCTGGACGGCAAGGCCCTGCCCATGCCCGTGCAGGTGGTGGGCTATCGCGGCCTGGACGCCGGGGTGCTCTCCGACAAGCTGCAGGAAGGCATGGACATCGTCATCAAGGGCAACGAACGCCTGCGTCCCAACCAGGCCGTGGCACCCATGGCCGCCGAGAAGTAG